The Hymenobacter sp. 5317J-9 genome has a window encoding:
- a CDS encoding M16 family metallopeptidase: MFFESPSYPLTPFVKNNFLLLFPALAALGLATQCQSSKPVTTATVAPTVAPASAPAAPKEYRYESVPGDPLGVRIYHLDNGLTVYLSDYKDAPRIQTYLAVRAGSKNDPATATGLAHYLEHMVFKGTSQLGTQDWAKEKVELDKIEALYEVYRGQRNDPAARKRTYHQIDSISGVAAKYAVPNEYDKVMGAIGAKGSNAHTSNEETVYQEDIPSNQLEKWAAIQAERLREMVPRLFHTELEAVYEEKNRGLDSDFNKEFEALNGALYPTHPYGTQTTIGTIEHLQNPSITEIKKYFGQYYVPNNVALCLSGDLDFDQTIRLIDKYFGAMPSKPVPAFNAPVEAPMTAPITKEVLGPQSENVMLGYRLPGKASKDGVRLRMLDKILTNGQAGLIDLDLNQQQKVLQAASFTDLNDDYSTHVIYGTPRQGQKLEDVKALLLGELAKVKAGNFPDWLIPAIINNEKLERTKSYESNEARASAMYEAFIERIDWKDYLQQQDDFGKITKAEIVKFANDHYGQNYVTVFKRTGTDPNKVKVVKPAITPVPANRDAASAYYKQLTAMPSTELQPVFVDYKKDIQETEIKPGLPLYYTHNAENGLFNLYYVFDLGNNQDPRWGLAADYLQYLGAGQYSAAQLQQEFYKLGCSFSVNSGADRTFVTLNGLDANLEPALRLFEQLLNAPKPDAAALKNMVAGVLKQRQDAKLEKRVILNQAMVNYVKYGPKNPFTNILSEKELKALKPEQLTALIKKLPTYQHRVLYYGPRAQDATVAVLKADHRTPAKLTPAPAAKDFAEQPLKDKKVYWVDYNMVQAEILFLTKGDLYSKDLAPTVALYNEYFGGGMGSIVFQDLRESKALAYSAYSGYSNADKLGRSNYNLSYIGTQSDKLPEAMAGMEALLTDMPVADANLEIAKNAIRNSISTERITKGNILMSYERAKRLGLDYDIRRDVYASTQKMTFDELKKFQQAKIKGQNQVILVIGSKDRLNFKELAKYGQVQQLTLKEIFGY, encoded by the coding sequence TTGTTTTTTGAATCCCCCAGCTACCCGCTTACGCCTTTCGTGAAAAACAACTTTTTGCTGCTGTTTCCGGCCCTGGCAGCGCTGGGACTTGCCACTCAGTGCCAATCAAGCAAGCCAGTTACGACTGCAACAGTTGCACCCACTGTAGCGCCTGCTTCCGCTCCCGCCGCCCCCAAAGAATACCGCTACGAATCGGTGCCCGGCGACCCACTGGGCGTGCGCATCTACCACCTGGACAACGGGTTGACAGTTTACCTGTCGGATTACAAGGATGCCCCGCGCATCCAGACCTACCTGGCCGTGCGCGCCGGCTCCAAGAACGACCCCGCTACCGCCACCGGCCTCGCGCACTACCTCGAGCACATGGTGTTCAAGGGCACTTCGCAACTGGGCACGCAGGATTGGGCCAAGGAAAAAGTAGAGCTCGACAAGATTGAAGCGCTGTACGAAGTATACCGCGGCCAGCGCAACGACCCCGCCGCCCGCAAGCGCACCTACCACCAGATTGACTCGATTTCGGGCGTAGCGGCTAAGTACGCCGTGCCGAACGAGTACGACAAGGTAATGGGAGCCATCGGCGCGAAGGGCTCCAACGCCCATACCTCGAACGAGGAAACGGTGTATCAGGAAGACATTCCCAGCAACCAGCTGGAGAAGTGGGCCGCCATCCAGGCCGAGCGCCTGCGCGAAATGGTGCCGCGCCTGTTCCATACCGAATTGGAGGCCGTGTACGAGGAGAAGAACCGCGGGCTGGACTCAGACTTCAACAAAGAGTTTGAGGCGCTGAATGGCGCGCTCTATCCCACGCACCCCTACGGCACGCAGACGACCATCGGCACGATTGAGCACCTGCAAAACCCGTCCATCACGGAGATTAAAAAGTATTTCGGCCAGTACTACGTGCCCAACAATGTGGCGCTGTGCCTAAGTGGTGACCTAGATTTTGACCAGACCATTCGGCTGATTGATAAATATTTCGGCGCCATGCCGAGCAAGCCGGTGCCGGCCTTCAATGCACCAGTAGAAGCGCCCATGACGGCGCCCATCACCAAGGAAGTGCTGGGGCCGCAGTCGGAGAACGTGATGCTGGGCTACCGCCTGCCGGGCAAGGCCTCGAAAGACGGTGTGCGGCTGCGCATGTTGGATAAAATCCTGACCAACGGCCAGGCCGGCCTCATCGACCTCGACCTGAACCAGCAGCAGAAGGTGCTGCAAGCCGCCTCGTTTACGGACCTGAACGACGACTATTCCACGCACGTCATTTACGGCACGCCGCGCCAGGGGCAGAAGCTGGAGGACGTGAAAGCGCTGCTGCTGGGCGAGCTGGCTAAGGTGAAAGCCGGCAACTTTCCTGATTGGCTGATTCCGGCCATTATCAACAACGAAAAGCTGGAGCGCACCAAGAGCTACGAAAGCAACGAGGCCCGCGCCAGCGCCATGTACGAGGCCTTTATCGAGCGCATCGACTGGAAGGACTACCTGCAGCAGCAGGACGATTTCGGCAAAATCACGAAGGCCGAAATCGTGAAATTTGCCAACGACCATTACGGCCAGAACTACGTGACCGTGTTCAAGCGCACCGGCACCGACCCAAACAAGGTGAAGGTGGTGAAGCCCGCCATCACGCCCGTGCCGGCCAACCGCGACGCGGCCTCGGCTTACTACAAGCAACTCACGGCCATGCCCAGCACGGAGCTGCAGCCGGTGTTTGTGGATTACAAAAAGGACATCCAGGAAACCGAAATCAAGCCCGGCCTGCCGCTGTACTACACGCACAACGCCGAAAATGGCCTGTTCAATCTGTATTATGTGTTCGACCTGGGCAACAACCAGGACCCGCGCTGGGGCTTGGCCGCCGACTACCTGCAATACCTCGGCGCGGGCCAGTACTCGGCCGCGCAGCTGCAGCAGGAGTTCTACAAGCTGGGCTGCTCGTTCAGCGTGAACAGCGGGGCCGACCGCACCTTCGTCACACTCAACGGCCTCGACGCCAATCTGGAGCCAGCACTCCGGTTATTTGAGCAACTGCTGAACGCGCCCAAGCCCGATGCTGCCGCCCTGAAAAATATGGTGGCCGGCGTGCTCAAGCAGCGCCAGGACGCCAAGCTCGAAAAGCGCGTGATTCTGAATCAGGCGATGGTGAACTACGTGAAGTACGGCCCGAAAAACCCCTTCACCAACATCTTGAGCGAGAAAGAGCTGAAGGCGCTGAAGCCGGAGCAACTTACCGCTCTGATTAAGAAGCTGCCGACGTATCAGCATCGGGTGCTGTACTATGGCCCGCGTGCCCAAGACGCTACCGTGGCCGTGCTAAAAGCCGACCACCGCACGCCCGCCAAGCTGACGCCCGCACCGGCTGCTAAAGACTTCGCCGAGCAGCCGCTGAAGGACAAAAAGGTCTATTGGGTGGACTACAACATGGTGCAGGCCGAAATCCTGTTCCTGACCAAGGGCGACCTGTATAGCAAGGACCTGGCCCCCACGGTGGCGCTTTATAACGAGTATTTCGGCGGCGGCATGGGCAGCATCGTGTTTCAGGATTTGCGCGAGAGCAAGGCGCTGGCCTACTCGGCCTACTCCGGCTACTCGAACGCCGACAAGCTGGGCCGTTCCAACTACAACCTGAGCTACATCGGCACCCAGAGCGACAAGCTACCCGAGGCCATGGCCGGCATGGAGGCGTTGCTAACCGACATGCCCGTGGCCGATGCCAACCTGGAAATCGCCAAAAACGCCATCCGCAACAGCATCAGCACCGAGCGCATCACCAAGGGCAACATCCTGATGAGCTACGAACGGGCCAAGCGCCTGGGACTGGATTATGACATCCGCCGCGACGTATACGCCAGCACCCAAAAGATGACTTTCGACGAGCTGAAGAAATTTCAGCAAGCCAAGATTAAGGGACAAAACCAAGTTATTCTTGTTATTGGCTCCAAAGACCGACTAAACTTTAAGGAGCTGGCCAAGTATGGCCAGGTGCAGCAGCTCACGCTGAAAGAGATTTTCGGCTACTAA
- the icd gene encoding NADP-dependent isocitrate dehydrogenase has protein sequence MAEQKITIKNGKLTVPDKPTIPFIEGDGTGPDIWRASKLVFDAAVEKAYGGKKQLVWKEVLAGEKAYKATNNWLPNETLDAFRDYLVGIKGPLTTPVGGGIRSLNVALRQELDLYACVRPVRYYDGVPSPVRHPELTDMVIFRENTEDIYAGIEYMNGTPQAQKMLEFLVDEMGVKKIRFPETSSFGIKPVSKEGTERLVRAAIKYALDNKLPSVTLVHKGNIMKFTEGAFKTWGYELAEKEFGAKVFTWAQYDKIVAKQGVQVADALQKQAQEQGKLIIKDSIADAFLQQILLRPAEYSVVATLNLNGDYISDALAAIVGGIGIAPGANINYLTGHAIFEATHGTAPKYANQDKVNPGSVILSGVMMLEYMGWKEAAALINKGLEAAIASKRVTYDFERQMEGATLLKTSEFAQEIIKNM, from the coding sequence ATGGCAGAGCAAAAAATCACCATTAAAAACGGCAAGCTGACGGTCCCGGACAAACCCACCATTCCCTTTATTGAGGGCGACGGTACGGGTCCGGACATCTGGCGCGCCTCCAAGCTGGTGTTCGACGCCGCAGTGGAAAAAGCCTACGGCGGCAAAAAGCAGCTGGTGTGGAAAGAAGTGCTGGCCGGTGAGAAAGCCTACAAAGCCACCAACAACTGGCTGCCCAACGAAACCCTCGACGCTTTCCGCGACTACCTCGTGGGCATCAAAGGCCCGCTGACCACGCCCGTGGGCGGCGGCATCCGCTCGCTGAATGTGGCCCTGCGCCAGGAGCTCGACCTGTATGCCTGCGTGCGCCCCGTGCGCTACTACGACGGCGTGCCCTCCCCGGTGCGCCACCCGGAGCTGACCGACATGGTCATCTTCCGCGAAAACACCGAGGACATCTACGCCGGCATCGAGTACATGAACGGCACGCCCCAGGCCCAGAAAATGCTGGAATTCCTGGTGGACGAGATGGGCGTGAAGAAAATCCGTTTCCCCGAAACGTCCTCGTTCGGCATCAAGCCGGTGAGCAAGGAAGGCACCGAGCGCCTCGTGCGCGCCGCCATCAAGTACGCCCTCGACAACAAGCTGCCCAGCGTGACGCTGGTGCACAAGGGCAACATCATGAAGTTCACCGAGGGCGCCTTCAAGACCTGGGGCTACGAGCTGGCCGAGAAGGAATTCGGCGCCAAGGTGTTTACTTGGGCCCAGTACGATAAAATCGTGGCCAAGCAGGGCGTGCAGGTGGCCGACGCGCTGCAAAAGCAAGCCCAGGAGCAAGGCAAGCTCATCATCAAGGACAGCATCGCCGATGCTTTCCTGCAGCAGATTCTGCTGCGCCCCGCCGAGTACTCGGTGGTGGCCACGCTGAACCTGAACGGCGACTACATCTCCGACGCCCTGGCCGCCATCGTGGGCGGCATCGGCATCGCGCCAGGCGCCAACATCAACTACCTCACCGGCCACGCCATCTTCGAAGCCACCCACGGCACGGCCCCCAAATACGCCAACCAGGACAAGGTGAACCCCGGCTCGGTCATCCTCTCCGGCGTGATGATGTTGGAGTACATGGGCTGGAAAGAAGCCGCTGCCCTCATTAACAAAGGCCTCGAAGCCGCCATCGCCAGTAAGCGCGTCACCTACGACTTCGAACGCCAGATGGAAGGCGCCACGCTGTTGAAAACTAGCGAATTCGCCCAGGAGATTATCAAGAATATGTAG
- a CDS encoding Swt1 family HEPN domain-containing protein — MNEKQALQDVENVLRDYISAVLENKFGQEWVTKCGLPEDRIKKWGEKLEVEKKKQRYSTCDPRIIYYSDFYDLGNILGKNWELFKSAFGEKKELDVFLGILENCRNSNAHGRELLSYQKHLAIGIAGEIRNRITKFRSMEETGESYFPRLESVHDNYGNSWKIGESAVVRTKTVLRVGDILEFIVSATDPQGERLEYIIWGKDWQDSSNLQLELTNRYVSLDTSILIVIRSKREFHASIDGTDDSMMFKYQVLPPLTSQLARV, encoded by the coding sequence ATGAATGAAAAGCAAGCACTACAAGATGTAGAGAACGTTTTGAGAGATTATATCTCAGCTGTGCTCGAAAATAAATTCGGCCAGGAATGGGTGACCAAATGCGGCCTTCCAGAAGACAGAATTAAAAAATGGGGAGAGAAGCTTGAAGTGGAGAAAAAGAAACAACGTTATTCTACATGTGACCCTCGAATTATATACTATTCCGATTTCTATGATTTGGGAAATATTCTTGGGAAGAATTGGGAGTTGTTTAAATCCGCTTTCGGTGAGAAAAAAGAACTCGACGTGTTCTTAGGTATTTTAGAAAATTGCAGAAATTCAAATGCTCATGGACGAGAATTACTAAGTTATCAAAAACACCTCGCTATAGGAATTGCTGGGGAAATTCGTAACCGGATTACAAAATTTAGAAGTATGGAAGAGACAGGAGAAAGTTATTTCCCGAGATTAGAGAGTGTTCATGATAATTATGGAAACAGCTGGAAAATAGGTGAATCAGCAGTGGTTCGTACAAAAACTGTTCTCAGAGTAGGTGATATCCTCGAATTCATAGTGTCTGCAACAGACCCTCAAGGCGAGAGATTAGAATATATTATTTGGGGAAAAGACTGGCAGGATAGTTCTAATCTTCAGTTAGAACTCACAAATAGATATGTAAGTCTTGATACCAGTATTCTTATCGTAATAAGAAGTAAGCGAGAGTTTCACGCGAGTATTGATGGGACAGATGACTCAATGATGTTTAAATACCAAGTCCTGCCCCCTCTGACGTCCCAACTGGCGCGAGTTTAG
- the ade gene encoding adenine deaminase yields the protein MTPSFSLTANVVDVFARSIQPAIVSVEGGRIVAISPTDEATPDPALPYVLPGFVDAHVHVESSLLVPTEFARLAVTHGTVATVSDPHEIGNVLGVAGVEFMLENASHSPFKFCFGAPSCVPATPFETAGAEITAQDIARLFENPKIGYLAEMMNWPGVLHRDADVMQKIAIAQAAGRPVDGHAPGLRADDAAHYASAGISTDHECFTAEEARDKLAVGMKVLIREGSAARNFDALIELMPEHYANLMFCSDDKHPDTLVLGHINQLVQRAVALGHDVFQVLRVACINPVKHYNLPVGLLGEGDPADFIVVKDLRDFEVLQTYLNGELVAENGQSRLPAAPIAVVNNFHAGPVAASDFQLPAPASAQPTARVIQCFDGQLITARVDLPAAVENGLVVPNVGEDVLKLAVINRYQPGVAPAVAFIRGFGLQHGALASSVGHDSHNITAMGCDDASLARAVNLVIGAKGGLAAVGADGREILVPLPVAGLMSDQAGTAVAEAYAAVDALAKELGSPLGAPFMTLSFMALLVIPSLKLSDKGLFDGQQFTFVDAVE from the coding sequence ATGACTCCGTCCTTTTCGCTCACCGCCAACGTCGTCGACGTTTTCGCTCGTTCCATTCAGCCCGCCATTGTTTCGGTCGAAGGCGGACGCATCGTGGCCATCTCCCCCACCGACGAGGCCACGCCCGACCCGGCCCTGCCCTACGTGCTGCCCGGCTTCGTCGACGCCCACGTGCACGTGGAAAGCTCCCTGCTGGTGCCCACCGAGTTTGCGCGCCTGGCCGTGACGCACGGCACGGTGGCCACCGTCTCGGACCCGCACGAAATCGGCAACGTGCTGGGCGTGGCCGGCGTGGAGTTCATGCTCGAAAACGCCAGCCATTCGCCGTTCAAGTTCTGCTTTGGGGCGCCCAGTTGCGTGCCGGCCACGCCGTTTGAAACGGCCGGGGCCGAAATCACGGCCCAGGACATTGCCCGGCTGTTTGAAAACCCCAAGATTGGCTACCTGGCCGAAATGATGAACTGGCCCGGCGTGCTGCACCGCGACGCCGACGTGATGCAGAAAATTGCCATTGCCCAGGCCGCCGGCCGCCCCGTGGACGGCCACGCCCCCGGCCTGCGCGCCGACGACGCGGCCCACTACGCCAGCGCCGGCATCAGCACCGACCACGAGTGCTTCACCGCCGAAGAAGCCCGCGACAAGCTGGCCGTGGGCATGAAAGTGCTCATCCGCGAGGGCTCGGCGGCGCGCAATTTCGATGCCCTCATCGAGCTCATGCCCGAGCATTACGCCAACCTCATGTTCTGCTCCGACGACAAGCACCCCGACACGCTGGTGCTGGGCCACATCAACCAGCTGGTGCAGCGGGCCGTGGCCCTGGGGCACGACGTGTTTCAGGTGCTGCGCGTGGCCTGCATCAACCCCGTGAAGCACTACAACCTGCCCGTGGGCCTGCTGGGCGAAGGCGACCCGGCGGACTTTATTGTGGTGAAAGACCTGCGCGATTTTGAGGTGCTGCAAACCTACCTCAACGGCGAGCTGGTGGCTGAAAATGGCCAGTCGCGTCTGCCGGCCGCGCCCATTGCGGTGGTTAATAACTTCCACGCCGGGCCCGTGGCTGCGTCCGATTTCCAGCTGCCGGCCCCGGCATCGGCCCAGCCCACCGCGCGCGTCATCCAATGCTTCGACGGCCAACTCATCACGGCGCGCGTCGACCTGCCCGCGGCGGTAGAAAACGGCTTGGTCGTGCCTAACGTGGGAGAGGACGTGCTCAAGCTGGCCGTCATCAACCGCTACCAGCCCGGCGTGGCGCCGGCCGTGGCGTTCATTCGCGGCTTTGGGCTGCAGCACGGCGCGCTGGCCAGCAGCGTGGGCCACGACTCGCACAACATCACCGCCATGGGCTGCGACGACGCCAGCCTGGCCCGCGCCGTAAACCTGGTCATTGGGGCCAAAGGCGGCCTGGCCGCCGTGGGCGCCGACGGCCGCGAAATCCTGGTGCCGCTGCCCGTGGCCGGCCTCATGTCGGACCAGGCCGGCACGGCAGTGGCCGAGGCCTACGCCGCCGTCGACGCCTTGGCCAAGGAGCTGGGCTCGCCGCTGGGCGCACCCTTTATGACGCTTTCGTTTATGGCGCTGCTGGTCATTCCCAGCCTCAAGCTCAGCGACAAAGGCTTGTTCGATGGGCAGCAGTTCACGTTTGTGGACGCGGTGGAATAA
- a CDS encoding response regulator: MSANLNHIVLVDDNETTSFLNNRLLGRLAVADHVSTFSRADEAFEQLWGSTQGGSAVPAPDLVFVDLKMPGVSGFEFLELYNALPKPVQDKTVMAVLTTSMHGADTARVAKYPNVEYLTKPLTEEKMLKLLEKRFQ; encoded by the coding sequence ATGTCCGCTAATTTGAACCACATTGTACTCGTTGACGACAACGAAACGACGAGCTTCCTCAACAACCGCTTGTTGGGGCGCCTGGCCGTGGCCGACCACGTGAGCACCTTCTCGCGGGCCGATGAGGCCTTCGAGCAGCTGTGGGGCAGCACCCAGGGCGGCAGCGCGGTCCCCGCGCCCGACCTGGTGTTCGTGGACCTGAAAATGCCGGGCGTATCCGGCTTCGAGTTTCTGGAGCTCTACAACGCCCTGCCCAAGCCCGTGCAGGATAAAACGGTGATGGCCGTGCTCACCACTTCCATGCACGGCGCCGATACGGCCCGCGTGGCCAAGTACCCCAACGTGGAGTACCTCACCAAGCCCCTCACCGAAGAAAAGATGCTCAAGCTGCTCGAAAAGCGGTTTCAGTAA
- a CDS encoding mercuric reductase: MPADSFDAIIIGAGQAGTPLAYALAEAGRRVAMVESDYLGGSCINYGCAPTKALLASAQRAHHVRTAGALGIEAPEPVVNFGAVIERMHHLRQNSRDSLHRKLTEDREGITLIRGRARFTAPHSLHVALVGGGEQPITAPLIFINTGTKAAVPDLDGLPDSGYLTSDSLLLGLTEQPEHLLIMGGSYIGVEFSQMFRRLGTRVTIVDTKPRLMSREDPDVSHPLEELLTASGVELVLSAETRRVSRAADGRITLTVDTKDGERRLHGSHLLVAVGREPNTRDLGLEHTNITLNKKGYIEVNEHLQTGTRGVYALGDVKGGPQFTHISYDDYRIVRDALLHSGKRTTAHRPLPYVVFTEPQLGRIGLSKNQAKEQGIAYRVSRLPARTIGRAQQTGETDGFVEVLVGDDDRLLGAAVFCEQGGEIMTMFQLAMAGSLRYQELQNMILAHPTWAEVLNNAFQRLKPGE, translated from the coding sequence ATGCCTGCTGATTCTTTCGATGCCATCATTATCGGGGCCGGCCAGGCCGGCACGCCCCTCGCCTACGCCCTGGCCGAAGCCGGCCGCCGCGTGGCCATGGTGGAAAGCGACTACCTCGGCGGCTCCTGCATCAACTACGGCTGCGCACCCACCAAAGCCCTGCTGGCTTCGGCCCAGCGCGCCCACCACGTGCGCACGGCTGGCGCGCTGGGCATTGAGGCGCCCGAGCCGGTGGTGAACTTCGGCGCCGTGATTGAGCGCATGCACCACCTGCGCCAGAACTCGCGCGACAGCCTGCACCGCAAGCTCACCGAAGACCGCGAAGGCATCACGCTCATCCGGGGCCGGGCTCGGTTCACGGCCCCCCACAGCCTGCACGTTGCCCTGGTGGGCGGGGGCGAGCAGCCAATTACCGCGCCGCTCATCTTCATCAACACCGGCACCAAAGCCGCCGTGCCCGACCTCGACGGGCTGCCCGACAGCGGCTACCTCACCAGCGACTCGCTGCTGCTGGGCCTTACCGAGCAGCCCGAGCACCTGCTCATCATGGGCGGCAGCTACATCGGCGTCGAGTTCAGCCAGATGTTTCGGCGCTTAGGCACGCGCGTCACCATCGTTGACACCAAGCCGCGGCTGATGTCGCGCGAAGACCCCGACGTGAGCCACCCGCTCGAAGAATTGCTCACCGCCTCGGGCGTGGAACTGGTGCTGAGCGCCGAAACCCGCCGCGTGTCCCGCGCCGCCGACGGCCGCATCACCCTCACCGTGGACACCAAAGACGGCGAGCGGCGGCTGCACGGCAGCCACCTGCTGGTGGCCGTGGGCCGCGAGCCCAACACCCGCGACCTTGGCCTGGAGCACACCAACATCACGCTGAACAAGAAAGGCTACATCGAAGTCAACGAGCACCTGCAAACCGGCACCCGCGGCGTGTACGCGCTGGGCGACGTGAAGGGCGGCCCGCAGTTCACCCACATCAGCTACGACGACTACCGCATCGTGCGCGATGCCCTGCTGCATTCCGGCAAGCGCACCACCGCGCACCGCCCCCTCCCCTACGTGGTGTTTACCGAACCGCAGTTGGGCCGCATCGGCCTCTCGAAAAACCAAGCCAAGGAACAGGGCATTGCCTACCGCGTGAGCCGGCTGCCGGCCCGCACCATCGGCCGGGCCCAGCAAACGGGCGAAACCGATGGCTTTGTGGAAGTGCTGGTGGGCGACGACGACCGCCTGCTCGGCGCGGCCGTGTTCTGCGAGCAGGGCGGCGAAATCATGACCATGTTCCAGCTGGCCATGGCTGGCAGCCTGCGCTATCAGGAGCTGCAGAACATGATTCTGGCCCACCCCACTTGGGCGGAAGTGCTGAACAATGCTTTTCAGCGGCTGAAGCCGGGGGAATAG
- the sucD gene encoding succinate--CoA ligase subunit alpha, whose protein sequence is MSVLVNKNSKVIVQGFTGSEGSFHAQQMMDYGTNVVGGVTPGKGGSEHLGRPVFNTVAEAVEKAGADTSIIFVPPAFAADAIMEAADAGIKVIITITEGIPTKDMIAVKQYLSERPEVTMVGPNCPGVMTAGECKVGIMPGFIFSKGKIGIVSKSGTLTYEAVDQLTKAGLGQTTAIGIGGDPIIGTTTKQAVELLMNDPETEGIVMIGEIGGGMEAEAARWIKETGNKKPVVGFIAGQTAPPGRRMGHAGAIVGGADDTAAAKMAIMRECGIHVVDSPAEIGDTMLRVLGGK, encoded by the coding sequence ATGAGCGTTCTGGTCAATAAAAATTCCAAGGTTATCGTGCAGGGCTTCACCGGCTCCGAGGGTTCGTTCCACGCCCAGCAGATGATGGACTACGGCACCAACGTGGTGGGCGGCGTGACGCCCGGCAAAGGCGGCTCCGAGCACCTCGGCCGTCCCGTGTTCAACACCGTGGCCGAAGCCGTGGAGAAGGCGGGCGCCGACACCAGCATCATTTTCGTGCCGCCGGCTTTTGCCGCCGACGCCATCATGGAAGCCGCCGACGCCGGCATCAAGGTGATTATCACCATCACTGAAGGCATCCCGACCAAGGACATGATTGCCGTGAAGCAGTACCTATCCGAGCGCCCCGAGGTGACGATGGTGGGCCCCAACTGCCCCGGTGTGATGACCGCCGGCGAATGCAAAGTGGGCATCATGCCCGGCTTCATCTTCTCGAAAGGCAAAATCGGCATCGTGTCCAAGTCGGGCACGCTGACCTACGAAGCGGTTGACCAGCTCACCAAAGCCGGCCTGGGCCAGACCACGGCCATCGGCATCGGCGGCGACCCCATCATCGGCACCACCACCAAGCAGGCGGTGGAGCTGCTCATGAACGACCCCGAAACCGAAGGCATCGTGATGATTGGCGAAATCGGCGGCGGCATGGAAGCCGAAGCGGCTCGCTGGATTAAAGAAACTGGCAACAAAAAGCCCGTGGTGGGCTTCATCGCCGGCCAGACGGCCCCTCCCGGCCGCCGCATGGGCCACGCCGGTGCCATCGTGGGCGGCGCCGACGACACGGCCGCGGCCAAAATGGCCATCATGCGCGAGTGCGGCATTCACGTGGTGGATTCGCCCGCCGAGATTGGCGACACCATGCTACGCGTGCTGGGCGGCAAGTAA